A part of Melittangium boletus DSM 14713 genomic DNA contains:
- a CDS encoding cellulase family glycosylhydrolase, whose amino-acid sequence MRVHFPLWGLLLMTTACGEDVLERLEEEAAECPEAPAMRLGEAPSAAVLFNAYFLQEEAARDVRRGLAESPVVEETFAKAAALGAWAVRTNGHNEAAERRGDSAIQVAPLVYDETAFQGLDRVLARARVHGVKLVLTLGNYWDAYGGTRRYVEWAGLPSPVEGDARFFTERAVIDLYKAHLGRLLSRVNTVDGLRYGEHPAVLAWELLNEPRGRGLDADGTAMRAWVDEVAAEVKRHAPGHLVGTGEEGFDTSLEGYDAPFWRASAPTSLFQGGSSFRRNTASPFIDFASVHFYPEAYGVAREALPRAGAHWFSEHAALARELGKPLFAGEFGLRNREGLLLEERRAVYRGWWRCAWRTGVGASAPWMFANDARPDSWDDFTFYYRDGSMPADPGNRYADLVIEAAALAGTR is encoded by the coding sequence ATGCGCGTCCACTTCCCGCTCTGGGGGCTGCTCCTGATGACCACGGCGTGTGGAGAGGACGTGCTGGAGCGGCTCGAGGAGGAAGCCGCGGAGTGTCCCGAGGCACCCGCGATGCGGCTGGGGGAGGCGCCCTCCGCGGCCGTGCTGTTCAACGCCTACTTCCTCCAGGAAGAGGCGGCGCGGGACGTGCGCCGGGGCCTCGCCGAGTCGCCCGTGGTGGAGGAGACGTTCGCCAAGGCGGCGGCGCTCGGGGCCTGGGCCGTGCGCACCAATGGCCACAACGAAGCCGCCGAGCGGCGGGGGGACTCAGCCATCCAGGTGGCGCCGCTCGTCTATGACGAGACGGCGTTCCAGGGCTTGGATCGGGTGCTCGCCCGGGCGCGGGTGCACGGGGTGAAGCTCGTGTTGACCCTGGGCAATTACTGGGACGCCTACGGCGGCACGCGGCGCTACGTGGAGTGGGCGGGGCTGCCCTCGCCCGTGGAGGGGGACGCGCGCTTCTTCACCGAGCGCGCCGTCATCGACCTGTACAAGGCGCACCTCGGGCGACTGCTCTCGCGCGTCAACACGGTGGACGGGCTGCGCTATGGCGAGCATCCGGCGGTGCTGGCCTGGGAGTTGCTCAACGAGCCGCGTGGCCGGGGCCTGGACGCGGACGGCACGGCGATGCGCGCCTGGGTGGACGAGGTGGCCGCCGAGGTGAAGCGCCATGCTCCCGGCCACCTGGTGGGCACGGGGGAGGAGGGATTCGACACCTCCCTGGAGGGCTATGACGCGCCCTTCTGGCGGGCCTCGGCGCCCACGTCGCTCTTCCAGGGGGGGAGCAGTTTCCGGCGCAACACGGCCTCGCCCTTCATCGACTTCGCCAGTGTTCACTTCTACCCGGAGGCATATGGCGTGGCGCGCGAGGCCCTGCCCCGGGCCGGTGCGCACTGGTTCTCCGAGCACGCGGCGCTCGCGCGGGAGCTGGGCAAGCCCTTGTTCGCGGGTGAATTCGGCCTGCGCAACCGCGAGGGCCTCCTGCTCGAGGAGCGGCGTGCCGTCTATCGGGGGTGGTGGCGCTGCGCCTGGCGCACGGGGGTCGGGGCGAGCGCGCCGTGGATGTTCGCCAACGACGCCCGGCCGGACTCCTGGGATGATTTCACCTTCTATTACCGTGATGGGAGCATGCCCGCGGACCCCGGTAATCGTTACGCGGACCTCGTCATCGAGGCGGCGGCCCTCGCGGGTACGCGCTGA
- the def gene encoding peptide deformylase produces MLLKIVQTGEPVLRRPARDLTPEEMTSPATRQLIALMRDTMRDAPGVGLAAPQVGVGVRVAVIEDRAEYQALVPPAELAARERQAVDFHVLINPRLVVEDATPVEFHEGCLSVNGFSALVRRARSVRVEAFDENGQPFSRVATGWYARILQHEVDHLDGTLYIDRMEPRSFSTMDNHRRHWTALKVADVRRALGLSS; encoded by the coding sequence ATGCTTCTGAAGATCGTGCAGACGGGAGAGCCGGTCCTGCGACGGCCGGCCAGGGATCTCACGCCCGAGGAGATGACGAGCCCCGCGACGCGGCAGCTCATCGCCCTCATGCGCGACACCATGCGTGACGCCCCGGGCGTGGGATTGGCCGCGCCCCAGGTGGGCGTGGGTGTGCGCGTGGCGGTCATCGAGGACCGGGCCGAATATCAGGCGTTGGTGCCGCCCGCGGAGCTGGCCGCGCGCGAGCGCCAGGCCGTGGACTTCCATGTCCTCATCAATCCCCGGCTCGTGGTGGAGGACGCGACGCCGGTGGAGTTCCATGAGGGCTGCCTGAGCGTCAACGGCTTCTCCGCCCTGGTGCGGCGCGCGCGCTCCGTGCGGGTGGAGGCCTTCGACGAGAACGGCCAACCCTTCAGCCGCGTGGCGACGGGATGGTACGCGCGCATCCTCCAGCACGAGGTGGATCACCTCGACGGCACGCTCTACATCGACCGGATGGAGCCGCGCAGCTTCTCCACCATGGACAACCACCGGCGGCACTGGACGGCGCTCAAGGTGGCCGACGTGCGCCGGGCGCTCGGACTGTCTTCCTGA
- a CDS encoding chalcone isomerase family protein gives MPQDSAQLRSMIPERQDKVGVGRRGARGLALALALLASGAEARALGGVRMPDTISLQGQELLLDHMEVKKRFFFDVYVWGLYLQQKPASVEEAISSEGAKQLQLRFKRGVNRAQLVAAFREFLSGSASLRDPKMKRLCEQLLQSLRGVDKGDSILISYIPNKGLLVSGEGSQGATIPGKAFADALFSAWLSANPIYQ, from the coding sequence GTGCCCCAGGACAGTGCCCAGCTTCGCTCCATGATTCCCGAGCGACAGGACAAGGTGGGGGTGGGCCGGCGGGGAGCTCGAGGGTTGGCGCTGGCGCTGGCGCTGCTCGCGAGCGGCGCGGAGGCCCGGGCCCTCGGCGGCGTACGGATGCCAGATACCATCTCCTTGCAGGGCCAGGAACTCCTCTTGGATCACATGGAGGTGAAGAAGCGGTTCTTCTTCGATGTCTACGTGTGGGGCCTCTACCTGCAGCAGAAGCCCGCCTCGGTCGAGGAGGCGATCTCCTCCGAGGGCGCGAAGCAGCTGCAACTGCGCTTCAAACGCGGGGTGAATCGGGCGCAGCTCGTGGCGGCCTTCCGGGAGTTCCTCTCGGGCAGTGCGTCCCTGCGGGATCCGAAGATGAAGCGCCTGTGCGAGCAGCTGCTGCAATCGCTGCGCGGGGTGGACAAGGGGGACTCCATTCTCATCAGCTACATCCCCAACAAGGGGTTGCTCGTCTCCGGCGAGGGAAGCCAGGGCGCGACGATCCCGGGCAAGGCCTTCGCGGACGCGCTCTTCTCCGCGTGGTTGAGCGCCAACCCCATCTATCAATGA
- a CDS encoding general secretion pathway protein GspE, whose amino-acid sequence MHATPKPMLGEVLMELGLLDRAQLRLALVHHHELNVPLGRALVREGLCTEADVLRALAQQQGVPAIDLDREPLHPKLTRLVSKRIARQYRVVPLRLDKGEREVLHIAMPAPVSLEALDAVRAVSGKPRVEAHLASDPALTRALAALYRFPLDKAEPSKARPSRPRGADAPVLLYAWPPVTATLISRALAREGIPTQVISPLETMHTEATDLVFAPVQAMEGLLAGEARIAGTLLLSGSSDDEDLQRAHRIGARGYVPNPLDELMLLRAIRRLRPGAGASSGAQGSL is encoded by the coding sequence ATGCACGCCACTCCCAAACCCATGCTCGGAGAAGTCCTGATGGAGTTGGGACTTCTCGATCGCGCACAACTGCGCCTCGCCCTGGTGCACCACCATGAGCTGAACGTGCCCCTGGGCCGGGCGCTCGTACGCGAGGGCCTCTGCACGGAGGCCGACGTGCTGCGCGCGCTCGCCCAGCAGCAGGGCGTCCCCGCGATCGACCTGGACCGCGAGCCTCTTCATCCCAAGCTCACCCGGCTGGTGTCCAAGCGCATCGCCCGTCAGTACCGCGTGGTTCCCCTGCGGCTCGACAAGGGCGAGCGCGAGGTGCTGCACATCGCCATGCCCGCTCCCGTGTCGCTGGAAGCACTGGACGCCGTCCGCGCCGTCTCCGGCAAGCCCCGGGTCGAAGCCCACCTCGCCTCGGATCCGGCGCTGACCCGGGCGCTCGCCGCGCTCTACCGCTTCCCCCTGGACAAGGCGGAGCCGTCCAAGGCGCGGCCCTCGCGTCCCCGGGGCGCGGACGCCCCCGTGCTGCTCTACGCCTGGCCCCCCGTCACGGCGACGCTCATCTCGCGCGCGCTGGCTCGGGAGGGAATCCCGACCCAGGTCATCTCTCCCCTGGAGACGATGCACACGGAGGCCACGGACCTGGTGTTCGCCCCGGTGCAGGCCATGGAGGGACTGCTCGCGGGCGAGGCGCGGATCGCCGGAACCCTGCTGCTGTCGGGCTCCTCGGACGACGAGGACCTGCAGCGGGCCCACCGGATTGGCGCGCGGGGCTATGTCCCCAATCCGCTCGACGAGCTCATGCTCCTGCGCGCCATCCGCCGCCTGCGCCCGGGCGCGGGCGCCAGCTCGGGCGCGCAGGGCTCGCTCTGA
- a CDS encoding alpha/beta fold hydrolase yields the protein MILSNFQVGEGPRPTVLIHGFLGTGRNLRSLAAAWSAADPGRCFLLPDLTGHGTSPGLPAGATLATLATDVLETARAGGLEGPLDVVGHSLGGRVALALSQLAPEAVARVSLLDIGPGPIPPGQSESGKVLEVLRAAPARAADRKAMRAELTGRGLSGPLSDWLLMNLESAPEVGVHWRFDREALATFHGRSNQEELWGALARPGLKARGIRGGRAHYVSDSDMARMEALGCPVDTLPEAGHFVHVDAPDALLRWLQRE from the coding sequence GTGATCCTCTCGAACTTCCAGGTCGGTGAAGGGCCGCGGCCCACGGTGTTGATCCATGGCTTCCTCGGAACGGGGCGCAACCTGCGTTCGCTCGCCGCGGCCTGGAGCGCCGCGGACCCCGGCCGCTGCTTCCTGTTGCCGGACCTGACGGGTCATGGCACCTCGCCCGGGCTGCCCGCCGGAGCCACCCTGGCCACCCTGGCCACCGATGTCCTGGAGACGGCGCGCGCGGGAGGCCTCGAGGGGCCCCTGGACGTGGTGGGCCACTCCCTGGGAGGACGCGTGGCGCTCGCCTTGAGCCAGCTCGCGCCCGAGGCCGTGGCACGCGTCAGCTTGCTGGACATCGGCCCGGGTCCCATTCCCCCGGGACAGTCGGAAAGCGGCAAGGTGCTGGAAGTGCTCCGGGCCGCCCCCGCCCGGGCCGCGGATCGCAAGGCGATGCGCGCGGAGCTCACGGGACGGGGCTTGTCGGGCCCCCTGTCCGACTGGCTCCTCATGAACCTGGAGTCCGCGCCCGAGGTAGGCGTGCACTGGCGCTTCGATCGCGAAGCGCTCGCCACCTTCCATGGCCGCTCCAATCAGGAGGAGTTGTGGGGAGCCCTGGCGCGGCCAGGCCTGAAGGCGCGCGGCATCCGGGGTGGCCGGGCGCACTACGTCAGCGACTCGGACATGGCGCGCATGGAGGCCCTGGGCTGCCCCGTGGACACCCTCCCGGAGGCGGGACACTTCGTCCACGTGGACGCACCCGACGCCCTGCTGCGCTGGCTCCAGCGGGAGTGA
- a CDS encoding helix-turn-helix domain-containing protein, which yields MDDIDSLKRSIGAALLMARERAGLTQADVSSMSGLASAMYGRIERGQMLPSVPTLHRLCMALRISASALLGLSSPRDLAAAAPEPPMSPQLARLARLLRMLSPGELRCLGALALDIRRRKNLVPAPSD from the coding sequence ATGGACGACATTGATTCGCTGAAACGCAGCATTGGCGCGGCACTGCTGATGGCCCGGGAGCGAGCGGGCCTCACCCAGGCGGATGTGTCCTCGATGTCTGGATTGGCCTCCGCCATGTATGGGCGCATCGAACGGGGGCAGATGCTGCCCAGTGTGCCCACCCTTCATCGGCTGTGCATGGCGCTGCGCATCTCCGCGAGCGCGCTGCTGGGCCTGAGTTCACCCCGGGACCTGGCCGCCGCGGCGCCCGAGCCGCCCATGTCCCCGCAGCTGGCGCGACTGGCCCGGCTCCTGCGGATGTTGTCGCCGGGAGAGCTGCGCTGCCTGGGGGCGCTCGCCCTGGACATTCGTCGACGAAAGAACCTGGTGCCCGCTCCATCGGATTGA
- a CDS encoding DoxX family membrane protein: MDTATPLKPSSLEGLPKKSMTRHLPTVGRVVMGLIFFVFGLNGFLDFIPPPPDMSPDDPGVAFGIAMKATGYLFWLVKGTEVLAGALFLANRFVPLALALIAPVIVNIFLFHVFLAPVGTGMAVFLLVLEIFLAWSYRAAFRPMLAMRATASV; this comes from the coding sequence ATGGACACCGCCACGCCCCTCAAGCCTTCCTCCCTGGAAGGCCTTCCGAAGAAGTCGATGACCCGTCACCTGCCGACGGTGGGCCGTGTGGTGATGGGGCTCATCTTCTTCGTCTTCGGCCTGAACGGCTTCCTGGACTTCATTCCGCCGCCGCCGGACATGTCTCCGGACGATCCGGGAGTCGCCTTCGGCATCGCGATGAAGGCCACGGGCTACCTGTTCTGGCTGGTGAAGGGCACCGAGGTGCTGGCGGGGGCGCTGTTCCTGGCCAACCGCTTCGTGCCATTGGCGCTGGCGCTCATCGCCCCCGTCATCGTCAACATCTTCTTGTTCCACGTCTTCCTGGCGCCGGTGGGCACGGGAATGGCGGTGTTCCTCCTGGTGCTGGAGATCTTCCTCGCCTGGTCATACCGGGCGGCGTTCCGCCCCATGCTCGCCATGCGCGCGACGGCGAGCGTTTGA